A section of the Citrobacter farmeri genome encodes:
- the hslJ gene encoding heat shock protein HslJ, whose protein sequence is MKKVIALVALSLLVAGCVSNGKVSVSREQLQHHRFVLESVDGKPVNATGHPLELSFGEKMTISGNMCNRFNGQASLSDGALKVKEMVMTRMMCADPQLSELDNTLSTMLKQGAQVDLTANQLTLATAEHTLSYKLADLVQ, encoded by the coding sequence ATGAAGAAGGTCATCGCGCTGGTCGCGCTGAGCCTGCTGGTAGCAGGTTGTGTAAGCAATGGAAAAGTATCGGTCAGCCGTGAGCAATTACAGCATCACCGCTTTGTTCTGGAGAGTGTGGACGGTAAACCGGTCAATGCAACAGGTCATCCCCTTGAGCTGAGCTTTGGCGAAAAGATGACGATTTCAGGCAATATGTGTAATCGCTTCAACGGTCAGGCATCACTCTCTGACGGCGCATTGAAGGTTAAAGAGATGGTGATGACCCGCATGATGTGCGCCGATCCCCAGCTCAGCGAGCTGGACAATACCCTCAGCACCATGCTGAAACAGGGCGCACAAGTAGACCTGACCGCAAACCAGCTCACTCTGGCCACCGCGGAACACACGTTAAGCTATAAACTTGCCGATTTAGTGCAGTAA
- a CDS encoding 2-hydroxyacid dehydrogenase, which yields MKLAVYSTKQYDKKYLQQVNEAFGFELEFFDFLLTEKTAKTAHGCEAVCIFVNDDGSRPVLEELKNHGVKYIALRCAGFNNVDLDAAKELGLQVVRVPAYSPEAVAEHAVGMMMTLNRRIHRAYQRTRDANFSLEGLTGFTMHGKTAGVIGTGKIGIAALRILKGFGMRLLAFDPYPSAAALELGVEYVDLPTLFAESDVISLHCPLTPENYHLLNHAAFDQMKNGVMVINTSRGALIDSQAAIEALKNQKIGSLGMDVYENERDLFFEDKSNDVIQDDVFRRLSACHNVLFTGHQAFLTAEALTSISETTLQNLQQLANGETCPNALF from the coding sequence ATGAAACTCGCCGTCTACAGTACAAAACAGTACGACAAGAAGTACCTGCAACAGGTTAACGAGGCTTTTGGCTTTGAGCTTGAATTCTTTGATTTTCTGTTGACGGAGAAAACGGCTAAAACCGCACATGGCTGCGAAGCGGTTTGTATCTTCGTGAACGATGATGGCAGCCGGCCAGTACTCGAAGAGCTGAAAAACCATGGTGTTAAGTATATTGCGCTGCGCTGCGCGGGTTTCAATAACGTCGATCTGGATGCGGCAAAAGAGCTGGGTCTGCAGGTCGTTCGTGTTCCGGCTTATTCTCCGGAAGCGGTCGCGGAACACGCGGTTGGTATGATGATGACCCTCAACCGCCGCATTCACCGCGCATACCAGCGTACCCGCGACGCCAATTTCTCTCTTGAAGGGTTAACGGGTTTCACTATGCACGGGAAAACCGCGGGGGTGATTGGCACCGGGAAAATTGGTATCGCCGCCCTGCGTATACTGAAAGGCTTTGGCATGCGTCTGCTGGCGTTTGATCCGTATCCCAGTGCGGCTGCGCTCGAACTCGGCGTGGAATATGTTGATCTGCCGACGCTGTTCGCCGAATCCGATGTGATTTCGCTGCACTGCCCGTTAACACCGGAAAACTATCACCTGCTAAACCATGCCGCGTTCGATCAGATGAAGAACGGCGTGATGGTCATTAACACCAGTCGCGGCGCGCTAATTGATTCTCAGGCGGCGATTGAAGCGCTGAAAAATCAGAAAATTGGTTCGCTGGGAATGGACGTTTACGAAAACGAGCGCGATCTGTTCTTCGAAGATAAGTCGAACGACGTTATCCAGGATGATGTTTTCCGTCGTCTGTCGGCCTGTCACAACGTCCTGTTCACCGGACATCAGGCCTTCCTGACCGCCGAAGCGCTGACCAGTATTTCTGAGACTACGCTACAGAATTTACAGCAGTTGGCGAACGGAGAAACCTGCCCTAACGCCCTGTTCTGA
- a CDS encoding winged helix-turn-helix domain-containing protein gives MDQHMNKPYGYLIDSTVLYLPSQQQLISNRGNACQLRHTMSELLSYLMQHAEKGVITDDEIIYNVWERNNLLGTHSRLWQVMQNLKRSLNKVGIETELFIRVRGKGYYLRSDIITPLYTWTDKVNHGFNDDDN, from the coding sequence ATGGACCAGCATATGAATAAACCGTATGGATATCTTATCGATTCCACAGTTCTCTATTTGCCCTCTCAGCAGCAACTTATCAGCAACCGTGGAAATGCCTGCCAGCTGAGGCATACGATGAGCGAGCTGCTCAGTTACCTGATGCAGCATGCTGAAAAAGGTGTGATTACCGATGACGAAATAATATATAACGTTTGGGAAAGAAATAATCTTTTAGGTACCCATAGCCGCCTCTGGCAGGTTATGCAAAATTTAAAAAGAAGCTTAAATAAAGTGGGTATCGAAACCGAACTGTTTATACGTGTCAGAGGGAAAGGATACTATCTGAGGAGTGACATAATAACGCCGCTGTATACATGGACTGATAAAGTTAATCACGGGTTTAACGACGATGATAATTAA
- a CDS encoding fimbrial protein, with translation MKANRLFISALVSSALMSAGAMAADGTINFSGSITASACETIVGAVQDGNSTPSLTATVNLLSATSDAFTAVGDIVNKTPFSIQLSGCTASTGAENVRALFSGTAPVAGEPNLLANTGVATNVGIVILNSAGTDEISLNQTNPSPDDTTINLDEGAAMPTTTGDVTLRYQAG, from the coding sequence ATGAAAGCAAATCGTTTGTTTATTTCTGCACTGGTCTCTTCTGCACTGATGTCTGCAGGGGCGATGGCGGCGGATGGCACCATTAACTTCTCGGGCAGCATCACGGCATCCGCCTGTGAAACCATTGTTGGCGCTGTTCAGGATGGCAACAGCACCCCAAGCCTGACCGCCACGGTTAACCTGCTCAGTGCAACCAGCGATGCATTCACTGCCGTCGGCGACATTGTGAACAAAACCCCGTTCTCAATCCAGCTGTCGGGCTGCACCGCATCCACTGGCGCTGAAAACGTCAGGGCACTGTTCTCCGGCACGGCGCCCGTGGCGGGCGAGCCTAACCTGCTGGCAAACACCGGTGTGGCCACCAACGTGGGCATTGTGATCCTGAACTCCGCCGGGACCGATGAAATCAGCCTGAACCAGACGAACCCCAGCCCGGATGATACCACCATCAACCTGGATGAAGGTGCGGCAATGCCTACCACAACCGGCGACGTCACGCTCAGATACCAGGCGGGGTGA
- a CDS encoding fimbria/pilus outer membrane usher protein, producing the protein MRELKPESSAINSLQVMVRLLLTAGFISAGCALPGYALAESGFEEAFLLKDKNGVSPEVFITRNAVSPGLKQVDIRVNDQLAENWEVLFVVNKEQLTVPCLTYSQLKMLGLKVSLYEGWITRDRDSATTASDAEPQQCEDLLQRIPASLIRYDDASQVLQITVPQEAVDRQRFAMISPLEWDEGVPSLRTAYRGYYYSSSLKGHSGNGGKTNDSTFRSAYISLNSVGTLGAWRFYSIDSFYRNPGKGWDSNHDRSYIARDIAALRSQFQAGEIYSRTSGYMTGTVPVSGVSLATSERMLLDNQFRYAPVIRGVARTNARLVVRQRGNIIYSNTLTPGPFAIDDLYSAQVGADLDVTVEESDGQFQVFRVPYTALPNMIRPGAFRYSATAGKYRSQNAGTEEPLLATGSLEYGFEHFTLNSSLLTSEDYQSLSTGLAWNIGNIGAFSTEVAYARHRETWNKDQSQEGSAVRFLYARYFDLTATSLQILGYQYRSKNYLDFSEFISRHSHTDIDGFEPGQSEWNRRKRSRVEMNVNQNLYDFGNLYLSLSQDRFYGTGRKSTSISGGTGTTIGPASVSLSWTHTRDSSINDNILSLSVSLPLGGYDERRSNYGSVNYGLTRDRDNRYSQSLGYSGSALDNAVSYSANVQRSSQGKYSESGSLGYNGSMANLSGGVSHSSDYNQYSAGMSGGVTLYSGGAILSPALGDTIAIVETPGASGIGVSGNNRARTDYFGHAVVTYLTPYRYNTVSLDTSGTENVELKESSRKVVPTPGAAVHLKFATRVGRRAMVEIRSARSVPLGAMVYLDGEKDEAGIVGNKGLTYLSGLDARQAQTLRVVWGEGQNEHCTFTVPAATEEQRKPENWHHKIVVDCR; encoded by the coding sequence ATGCGTGAGTTAAAGCCAGAGTCTTCTGCCATCAACAGCCTGCAGGTGATGGTCAGGTTGTTGTTGACAGCGGGCTTCATCAGCGCCGGCTGTGCTCTGCCTGGATATGCACTTGCCGAATCTGGTTTTGAAGAAGCTTTTCTGCTGAAGGATAAAAATGGCGTGTCACCGGAAGTATTTATCACCCGCAACGCCGTGTCTCCCGGGTTAAAGCAGGTAGATATCCGGGTTAACGATCAGCTTGCAGAAAACTGGGAAGTCCTGTTTGTGGTGAACAAAGAGCAACTGACCGTACCCTGCCTGACATATTCACAGCTGAAAATGCTGGGACTGAAGGTCAGCCTTTATGAGGGCTGGATCACCCGCGATCGGGACAGTGCGACTACCGCGTCTGACGCTGAACCACAGCAGTGTGAAGATCTCCTGCAACGGATACCGGCGTCTCTCATCCGTTACGATGATGCCAGCCAGGTTCTGCAAATTACTGTGCCTCAGGAAGCGGTCGACAGGCAGCGCTTCGCCATGATTTCTCCCCTCGAATGGGACGAAGGGGTGCCCAGTCTGCGTACGGCTTATCGGGGGTATTACTACTCTTCCAGCCTCAAGGGGCATTCAGGTAATGGGGGAAAAACGAATGACAGCACGTTCCGTAGCGCCTACATCAGCCTGAACAGCGTGGGAACGCTCGGCGCATGGCGTTTTTACAGTATCGATTCCTTCTACCGGAATCCGGGAAAGGGCTGGGATTCAAATCATGACCGAAGCTACATTGCGCGGGACATCGCAGCGCTACGCAGCCAGTTCCAGGCCGGGGAAATTTACTCCAGAACGTCAGGCTACATGACAGGAACGGTGCCGGTCAGCGGTGTTTCGCTGGCTACCAGTGAGCGCATGCTGCTGGACAACCAGTTCCGTTACGCGCCGGTGATCCGGGGCGTTGCGCGGACTAACGCCCGTCTGGTGGTCCGCCAGCGGGGGAACATCATCTACAGTAACACGCTGACCCCTGGGCCGTTTGCCATTGATGACCTGTACAGTGCGCAGGTTGGTGCGGACCTTGATGTCACCGTGGAAGAATCTGACGGTCAGTTCCAGGTGTTCCGCGTCCCCTATACGGCGCTGCCGAATATGATCCGCCCGGGGGCATTTCGCTACAGCGCCACCGCAGGGAAATACCGTAGTCAGAATGCCGGAACCGAAGAGCCACTGCTGGCCACCGGCAGTCTGGAATACGGCTTTGAGCATTTCACGCTCAACAGTTCCCTGTTGACCTCGGAAGATTATCAGTCGCTGAGTACCGGACTGGCCTGGAATATTGGCAATATCGGCGCTTTCTCCACGGAGGTTGCCTATGCACGCCACCGGGAAACCTGGAATAAGGACCAGTCCCAGGAAGGCTCGGCGGTGCGTTTTCTTTATGCCCGCTATTTTGACCTGACCGCCACCTCCCTGCAGATTCTGGGCTACCAGTACCGTTCGAAGAATTATCTCGATTTCTCCGAATTCATCTCGCGGCACAGCCATACTGACATCGACGGCTTTGAGCCGGGACAGTCGGAATGGAATCGCCGTAAGCGCAGCCGGGTGGAGATGAACGTCAACCAGAATCTGTACGATTTTGGCAACCTGTATCTGTCCCTGAGCCAGGACCGGTTTTACGGTACCGGCCGTAAAAGTACCTCGATAAGCGGTGGGACAGGAACGACCATCGGCCCGGCCAGCGTGTCACTCTCCTGGACGCATACCCGCGACAGCAGCATCAATGACAATATTCTGAGCCTGTCCGTCAGCCTGCCGCTGGGAGGCTACGATGAGCGGAGAAGTAACTACGGCTCAGTGAACTACGGACTTACCCGTGACCGGGATAACCGTTACAGCCAGTCGCTGGGGTATTCCGGCAGCGCTCTGGACAATGCCGTGAGCTATTCCGCCAACGTCCAGCGCAGCAGCCAGGGGAAATACAGCGAGTCCGGCTCGCTGGGGTATAACGGCAGTATGGCGAATCTCAGCGGCGGCGTGAGCCACAGCAGCGATTACAACCAGTATTCAGCGGGGATGAGCGGGGGCGTTACGCTGTACAGCGGAGGCGCCATTCTCTCCCCGGCGCTTGGCGATACTATCGCCATTGTGGAAACCCCCGGGGCATCAGGAATTGGGGTGTCAGGAAACAACCGCGCCCGGACCGATTATTTCGGCCATGCCGTCGTGACGTATCTCACGCCTTACCGCTACAACACCGTCAGCCTGGATACCAGCGGAACGGAGAATGTGGAGCTGAAAGAGTCCTCCCGCAAAGTGGTGCCGACCCCGGGAGCGGCAGTTCACCTTAAATTTGCGACCCGTGTAGGGCGCCGGGCGATGGTGGAAATCCGTAGTGCCAGATCGGTTCCGCTGGGTGCCATGGTGTATCTGGATGGAGAAAAAGATGAGGCCGGCATCGTGGGGAATAAGGGACTGACCTATCTCAGCGGCCTGGATGCCCGCCAGGCGCAGACGCTTCGCGTGGTCTGGGGAGAAGGACAAAACGAACACTGCACGTTTACGGTACCTGCTGCCACTGAGGAGCAGCGTAAACCGGAGAACTGGCATCATAAGATTGTGGTGGACTGCCGGTGA
- a CDS encoding fimbrial biogenesis chaperone produces the protein MMKFKKGILAGLLMAGVLVSYTVNAGVRPQLTRIVAYATDKETPVEVINDSSETYMLQSWLEDLQGQDNNIPLVLTPPVMKIEGKKHGKLRLVVMKSEIPQDRESVYWLSLQEIPPKAKNGADNRLVVAVRSRLKVFVRPDGLNAAGAREAAKQLTWRVEQEGGKRWLTATNPSAYYISFGELSISQGGGNKVSVAGKTRMPPPKGSQRYPLPESMKGGKLTVTWTATHDWGGQGETLKAEVGL, from the coding sequence ATGATGAAATTCAAAAAGGGAATTTTGGCAGGTCTGCTGATGGCCGGTGTGCTGGTCAGTTATACGGTCAATGCCGGGGTGCGCCCGCAGCTAACCCGCATCGTGGCGTACGCTACTGATAAAGAAACGCCGGTGGAGGTGATTAACGACAGCAGCGAAACCTATATGCTGCAGTCGTGGCTGGAAGATCTGCAGGGCCAGGACAACAATATTCCCCTGGTGCTGACGCCTCCGGTGATGAAGATAGAGGGGAAAAAACACGGCAAGCTGCGCCTGGTGGTGATGAAAAGCGAAATCCCTCAGGACCGGGAGTCGGTGTACTGGCTGTCCCTGCAGGAAATCCCCCCGAAGGCAAAAAACGGCGCGGATAACCGTCTGGTGGTGGCTGTACGCAGTCGGCTGAAGGTATTTGTCCGCCCGGACGGTCTGAATGCGGCGGGGGCCAGGGAGGCAGCCAAACAGCTGACCTGGCGTGTGGAGCAGGAGGGTGGGAAGCGCTGGTTAACCGCCACCAATCCGTCGGCCTATTACATCAGCTTTGGCGAGCTGTCGATAAGCCAGGGGGGCGGGAATAAAGTCAGCGTGGCCGGTAAAACCCGGATGCCGCCGCCGAAGGGCAGCCAGCGCTATCCGCTGCCGGAATCGATGAAGGGCGGAAAACTGACCGTGACCTGGACGGCCACCCATGACTGGGGCGGGCAGGGGGAAACGCTGAAAGCGGAGGTCGGGTTGTGA
- a CDS encoding fimbrial protein, translating into MNRVSGVIRSRLSVVAIALLSSGIVGSSYAGTRTGILNWNAYDTISPGQMAVTCTLTWSDLRPFQVPRTLVVDNTAPAGTVLHRWGYGEFADYQYNCTGGARGSDGYYVSSASAVIADVRAQGQYIEGPEGGGIVSPGGYVFSTSVQGIGLKIYATPYYHSDFSSESVRRWALTIYNAQGSAPYDSGVEYGTNTLNNGVFGIGFKTNSPRGSDSVNSNYYQFQDTSVSVSLRAELIKTGTITASDYGTPVSLSMRTSNNVFGATTSQTGDVYSAQEFSGSGITLASPACMLNNENYDVNMGDWVAYTWGGAVRTGNEKLVDISLKCTGAANNVYFRFEDAGTATASTDKNIRVYKSAGSGTDVVDGLEIELLYNGEHVDVDGITLTDTGTHGSYVSTNNSETQLYSSQSTARFTARFLQNGQISYLGPVTGKVNMWVTYE; encoded by the coding sequence ATGAACAGGGTCTCCGGGGTTATCAGAAGCAGACTGTCCGTTGTCGCAATTGCTCTGCTGTCTTCAGGGATAGTGGGGTCCTCTTACGCCGGCACAAGAACCGGGATTCTTAACTGGAACGCATACGATACCATTTCTCCGGGGCAGATGGCTGTCACCTGTACGCTCACCTGGAGCGATCTGCGGCCATTTCAGGTTCCGCGTACATTGGTGGTGGACAACACGGCGCCAGCAGGAACGGTACTTCATCGTTGGGGATATGGAGAGTTTGCTGATTATCAGTACAATTGCACTGGCGGAGCGAGAGGAAGTGATGGTTATTATGTGAGCTCAGCCAGTGCGGTTATTGCCGACGTCAGGGCTCAAGGGCAGTATATAGAGGGGCCAGAAGGGGGGGGAATAGTCAGCCCGGGAGGATATGTATTTTCTACAAGCGTTCAGGGTATTGGTCTGAAAATTTATGCGACACCATACTATCATTCTGATTTTTCCTCGGAAAGTGTCAGGAGATGGGCATTAACTATCTATAATGCTCAGGGAAGCGCCCCGTATGATAGTGGTGTGGAGTATGGAACTAATACGCTGAATAATGGTGTGTTTGGTATCGGTTTTAAGACGAACTCTCCACGCGGTTCTGATTCGGTGAACAGTAACTATTATCAGTTTCAGGACACGTCAGTGAGCGTTTCGCTTCGGGCTGAGTTAATCAAAACAGGGACTATAACGGCCTCTGATTATGGTACGCCTGTTTCTCTGTCAATGCGTACCTCAAATAACGTTTTTGGTGCAACCACCTCGCAAACAGGAGATGTTTATTCAGCGCAGGAATTCAGCGGCAGTGGTATTACGCTTGCGTCGCCTGCCTGTATGCTGAATAACGAAAACTATGACGTGAATATGGGGGACTGGGTGGCTTACACCTGGGGTGGCGCGGTTCGCACAGGCAACGAAAAGCTGGTTGATATTTCTCTGAAGTGTACGGGTGCCGCAAATAACGTCTATTTTCGCTTTGAAGATGCCGGAACTGCCACAGCAAGTACAGACAAGAATATCCGGGTTTATAAAAGTGCCGGATCCGGAACCGATGTTGTTGACGGGCTGGAAATAGAGCTGCTGTACAACGGGGAACACGTTGATGTGGACGGAATAACGTTAACCGATACCGGTACGCATGGCAGTTATGTGAGCACCAACAACAGTGAAACACAACTATATTCATCGCAGAGCACGGCGCGTTTTACCGCCCGTTTTTTGCAGAATGGCCAAATAAGCTATCTGGGACCCGTCACCGGGAAAGTGAATATGTGGGTGACCTATGAATGA
- a CDS encoding YdbH family protein → MKGKYKAVLALLLLMILVPLTLVMTLGLWVPTLAGIWLPVGTRIALNESPRFTRHGLQIPELRYLVGDCQLARVSQARLSHPSRWLLNIGTLELDSACLAKLPQAEQSPAAPRTLAQWQAMLPNTWISIDNVILSPWQVWQGKLDLSLSASVQQLRYQGDKVKFQGQLRGQTLTVSELDVMAFDGHPPVKLVGEFTMPLVPDGLPVSGHTVATLSLPQEPSLVDAELEWRENAGQLIVMARDNADPLLDLPWELTRQQLTISDGRWSWPYQGFPLSGRLGMKVDNWQEGTENAVISGRFNVLTQGKAGKGNAVLTFGPGKLSMDNSAMPLQLTGEAKQDDLIFYARLPAQLTGSLTDPELAFEPGALLRSRGRVIDSLDIDEIRWPLAGVKVTQRGVDGRLQAILRAHENQMGDFVLHLDGLANDFLPDAGRWQWRYWGEGSFTPMHAKWDVAGKGEWHDSTITLTDLSTGFDQLQYGTMKVETPRLIMDKPVEWVRDAAHPRFSGALSFDAGETHFSGGSVLPPSTLKFSVEGRDPTFFLFKGDLHAGAIGPVRLNGRWDGLRLRGQAWWPKQSLEVFQPLVPPEWKMKLREGELYAQVAFSAAAEQGFEAGGHGVLKGGSAWMPDNQINGVDFVLPFRFSAGAWQLGTRGPVSLRIAEVVNQVTATNITADLEGAYPWSETDPLLLTDVSVDVLGGKVSMQQLRMPQHDPALVRVQNISSSELISAVNPKQFAMSGPVSGALPLWLNNEKWIIKDGWLTNPGPMTLRIDKDTADAVVKDNMAAGAAINWLRYMEIAHSWTKINLDNLGVLTMQAQIRGNSHVDGKVGTVNLNYTHEENVFTLWRSLRFGDNLQAWLEQNAALPEKNCPQGKECEEPQ, encoded by the coding sequence ATGAAGGGTAAATATAAAGCCGTTCTGGCGCTTCTGTTACTCATGATCCTCGTGCCGCTGACGCTGGTGATGACGCTGGGGCTGTGGGTTCCCACGCTGGCGGGCATCTGGCTGCCGGTCGGAACGCGTATTGCATTGAATGAGAGCCCCCGATTCACGCGCCACGGTTTACAAATTCCTGAGCTCCGCTATCTGGTGGGTGACTGCCAGTTAGCCCGTGTCAGTCAGGCCCGGTTGTCGCATCCCAGTCGCTGGCTGCTGAATATTGGTACGCTTGAACTCGACTCCGCCTGTCTGGCAAAACTGCCGCAGGCGGAACAATCTCCCGCCGCGCCACGAACGCTTGCTCAATGGCAGGCCATGTTGCCCAACACGTGGATCTCTATCGACAACGTCATTCTTTCGCCCTGGCAGGTGTGGCAGGGCAAACTGGACCTCTCGCTGAGCGCTTCGGTGCAGCAGCTTCGTTATCAGGGTGACAAGGTGAAATTTCAGGGTCAACTGCGCGGTCAGACACTGACGGTAAGTGAGCTTGATGTTATGGCGTTTGATGGACACCCCCCCGTCAAACTGGTGGGTGAATTCACAATGCCGCTGGTGCCGGATGGACTGCCGGTGAGCGGGCATACCGTCGCCACGCTCAGCCTGCCACAGGAGCCGTCGCTGGTCGATGCGGAACTGGAGTGGCGCGAGAATGCCGGCCAGTTGATCGTGATGGCGCGGGATAATGCCGATCCGCTGCTCGACCTGCCGTGGGAACTCACGCGCCAGCAGTTAACCATCAGCGACGGGCGCTGGTCGTGGCCTTATCAGGGCTTCCCCCTCAGCGGGCGTCTGGGCATGAAGGTGGATAACTGGCAGGAAGGCACAGAGAACGCGGTGATCAGCGGTCGGTTTAATGTGCTGACCCAGGGGAAAGCAGGGAAAGGGAACGCCGTGCTCACTTTTGGTCCAGGAAAACTGAGCATGGACAACAGCGCCATGCCGCTGCAACTGACCGGTGAAGCCAAGCAGGATGACTTGATTTTCTATGCCAGACTACCCGCCCAGTTGACCGGCAGCCTGACCGATCCGGAGCTGGCGTTCGAACCTGGCGCGCTGTTGCGTTCGCGTGGGCGGGTCATCGACTCGCTGGATATCGACGAAATCCGTTGGCCGCTGGCGGGCGTGAAGGTGACTCAGCGCGGAGTGGACGGACGACTGCAGGCGATTCTGCGCGCCCATGAGAATCAGATGGGGGATTTTGTCCTGCATCTGGACGGTCTGGCGAATGATTTTCTGCCCGATGCCGGGCGCTGGCAGTGGCGCTACTGGGGCGAGGGCAGTTTTACCCCGATGCACGCGAAATGGGATGTGGCCGGCAAAGGCGAGTGGCATGACAGCACCATCACGCTGACCGATTTGTCCACCGGATTTGATCAGCTCCAGTACGGTACCATGAAGGTTGAAACGCCCCGTTTGATCATGGACAAACCGGTTGAATGGGTGCGCGATGCGGCGCATCCCCGCTTTAGCGGAGCGCTCTCGTTCGATGCAGGGGAAACGCATTTCTCGGGTGGCAGCGTTTTGCCGCCCTCAACCCTCAAGTTCAGCGTGGAAGGGCGCGATCCGACTTTTTTCCTGTTCAAAGGCGATTTGCATGCCGGCGCGATCGGCCCCGTGAGGCTCAACGGCCGTTGGGATGGCCTGCGTTTACGCGGCCAGGCCTGGTGGCCGAAACAGTCGCTGGAGGTATTCCAGCCGCTGGTGCCGCCTGAATGGAAAATGAAGTTACGTGAGGGTGAACTGTATGCCCAGGTGGCGTTTTCGGCGGCCGCGGAACAGGGATTCGAGGCCGGCGGTCACGGCGTCTTAAAAGGTGGCAGCGCATGGATGCCGGATAACCAAATTAACGGCGTCGATTTCGTACTGCCGTTCCGCTTTAGCGCGGGCGCATGGCAACTTGGGACGCGCGGACCGGTTTCGCTGCGAATTGCTGAAGTGGTCAATCAGGTGACCGCCACGAATATTACCGCCGATCTGGAAGGGGCCTATCCGTGGAGTGAAACGGATCCGCTGTTGCTCACGGATGTGAGTGTGGATGTGCTGGGCGGCAAGGTTTCCATGCAACAATTACGCATGCCGCAGCACGATCCGGCACTGGTGCGGGTGCAAAACATCTCCTCGAGCGAACTTATCAGCGCGGTTAATCCGAAACAGTTTGCGATGTCCGGGCCGGTGAGCGGTGCGCTCCCTCTGTGGTTGAACAATGAAAAATGGATTATCAAAGACGGCTGGTTAACCAATCCCGGTCCGATGACGCTGCGTATCGACAAAGACACGGCAGATGCGGTGGTGAAAGATAACATGGCGGCGGGGGCGGCCATTAACTGGTTGCGATACATGGAGATTGCCCATTCATGGACCAAAATCAATTTAGACAATCTGGGCGTATTGACGATGCAGGCGCAAATTCGTGGCAACAGCCATGTCGATGGCAAGGTCGGCACGGTGAATCTCAACTATACCCACGAAGAGAATGTCTTTACGCTGTGGCGCAGTTTGCGTTTTGGCGACAATCTACAGGCATGGCTTGAACAGAACGCGGCGCTGCCAGAAAAAAACTGTCCGCAAGGCAAGGAATGTGAGGAACCCCAATGA
- a CDS encoding YnbE family lipoprotein produces MKTMTAMLALLPLWLVTGCTPRIEVAAPKEPITINMNVKIEHEIHIKVDKDVESLLKSRSDLF; encoded by the coding sequence ATGAAAACAATGACAGCCATGCTGGCGCTTCTCCCGCTTTGGTTAGTAACGGGCTGTACGCCGCGCATTGAAGTCGCGGCGCCAAAAGAGCCCATCACCATCAATATGAACGTCAAAATTGAGCATGAAATTCATATCAAAGTGGATAAGGACGTTGAAAGCCTGCTCAAATCCCGCAGCGACTTGTTCTGA
- a CDS encoding YdbL family protein, producing MKKTFILATLILSLLSGSALALTLNEARTQGRVGETYNGYLVALKQDAQTLTLVSEINKARADSYRQLAESHQLPVDEVAKMAGQKLVERAKPGEYVQGINGKWLRK from the coding sequence ATGAAGAAAACCTTTATCCTGGCGACGCTCATTCTGAGTTTGCTGAGTGGGAGCGCTCTGGCGCTGACGTTAAATGAGGCCAGAACCCAGGGCCGGGTCGGTGAGACGTACAATGGCTATCTGGTGGCCCTGAAACAAGACGCGCAAACGCTGACGCTGGTCAGTGAAATCAATAAAGCGCGAGCCGACAGCTATCGGCAGTTGGCTGAAAGCCACCAACTTCCCGTTGATGAAGTGGCGAAAATGGCCGGACAGAAACTGGTTGAGCGTGCGAAACCGGGAGAATATGTCCAGGGCATTAACGGCAAGTGGTTGCGCAAGTAA